In Bacteroidales bacterium, the DNA window TATTCCCTGAATATTTCAAACATTTTATCTTGTAAAATCAATTCCTCCAATTCAACAGGGTCTGATCTTTTTGGTACCATTAATAACATTCCGTTATAATATTTTACAATATCAAAAACTTTCAGATATCCTGTTGATGGCACAAGATATCCATAAAAATAATCAATCTGATCACCCAAATAATAAATTGATGTATATAAACTTTTTCTTGATTTTAATAATTTTACTTTTTCATAGAATTTATTTTTTTCGAATAATTTAATTGCATCTTCTGTTAATATTTCTTCTCTTTTAAAAGGAATATTTTTTTTAATTATTTTTTTCATTCTGTTACTAATTTTAAATACCATTTCAATTGATAACTCTTTATCTAATCCTTTAATTTCACAAAAATATCCTTTCGAAACCGAATGTTCAATTGTTAATATTACATTCGGGAATAATTCTTTTGTGGCTTTAATTAGTATAAAAGATAATGACCTTACATACATTCGCATTCCATCGGGATGGGTAATATCAATAAATTTTATTGTTTTGGGTTTAAATATCCTGTATGAAAGTTCTTTCAACTTATTATTTACTAAAGCTCCTAAAATTGGGTAATCCAATTTTATTTTTTGGTCTTTTATTATTTCATGAAGCCTTGTTCCAAATTTATATGTTTTAGCAATTTGATTGTTTTCACATTTAATTTTTATCATAATCTAAATTTAATTATTTATATAATCAAACCCTCGAAATTTATATTTATTCTGTCATTTCGACTGAAAGGAGAAATCTCTTAACACAATGGATGTCAATTGAATGAGATTTCTCCTTTCAGTCGAAATGACAATATAGTAATTTTCTTACGAACACTATTTAACATTCCATCTGACAGGTTTTACCTTGACTCGTCAACATTAAAGTTATTATTTTAATTTTATAATGCGCTATTTTTGATGGACTGATTAGTAACCAATTCCTTTTTAAGAAACTTAGATGTATAACCAATATTTTTATTAATTATTTCTTCAGGTGTACCTGTACAAATTATTTCACCACCTTCTATCCCACCCTCTTTTCCTAAGTCAATTATATGATCAGCCATTTTTATTATATCAAAATTATGTTCAATAATAATAACAGTATTTCCTTTGTCAACTAATTTATTAAGTACTTCAAGTAGAATCCTGATATCTTCAAAATGTAAACCTGTTGTTGGCTCATCTAAAATATAAAGAGTTTTGCCTGTATCTTTTTTTGAAAGTTCAGCAGATAATTTAATTCTTTGAGCTTCGCCTCCTGAAAGAGTTGTAGAAGGTTGTCCGAGAGCAATATAGCCTAAACCAACATCCTGAATTGTTTTTAATTTATTATAAATTAAAGGAATATTTTTGAAAAATATAACTGCTTGGTTTATTGTCATATTCAGCACATCACTAATAGATTTGCCTTTAAATCTTACTTCAAGCGTTTCCCTGTTATAGCGTTTCCCGTTACATTCGTCACAATGAACATAAACATCAGGCAAAAAATTCATTTCAATTGTTTTTATTCCCGCACCTCTACAACCCTCACACCTTCCTCCTTTAACATTAAAAGAATATCTTCCGGCTTTATAACCACGAATTTGTGACTCGGGAAGTTTTTCAAATAATTTTCTGATTTCTGAAAAAATCCCTGTATATGTAACAGGATTTGAACGTGGTGTTTTCCCAATTGGTGATTGATTTACCTCAATAACTTTATCAATATGTTCAATTCCTGAAATAGAAGAATATTTTAATGGTTTTTTTACAGAATTATAGAAATGTTTATTTAAAATCGGATGTAAAGTATCATTGGTAAGACTCGACTTTCCACTACCTGACACTCCTGTTATACAAATAAATTTACCCAAAGGAAATTCAACATCAATATTTTTTAGATTATTACCACAAGCTCCCTTTAAAATAATAGAATTGCCATTCCCATTACGTCTTGATTCCGGTATTCTAATTTTTTTTTCACCGTTAAGATATTTCCCTGTTAATGTATCAGACATTAATATTTCAGACGGAGTACCATATGCAACAATTTCTCCACCATGTCTGCCGGCTAACGGACCTAAATCAACTATATATTCAGCCGACAATATCATTTCTTTATCATGCTCAACAACTATTATTGAATTTCCTGAATCTTTTAATTTCTTTAAAGAATCTATCAATCTACGATTATCCCGTTGATGCAATCCGATACTCGGTTCATCAAGAATGTATAAAACATTTACTAATTGAGAACCGATTTGTGTTGCAAGACGTATTCTCTGCCCTTCCCCACCCGAAAGGCTTGCAGAACTCCGATTTAATGAAAGATAATCAAGCCCGACATCAATCAAAAATTTTAATCTTTTCTGTAATTCCTTAATTATTTCTTTTGATATAGCAATTTGCTTAGAATTTAATTTCTGTTCAATATTTTCGAACCATAAATATAATTCACTAATATCAAGTCTTGATAATTCATTAATATTTTTACCTGCAACTTTAAAAAACAATACTTCATTTTTTAATCTTGAACCATTACAAACAGGACAAGTGATTTTTTTATGAAATTGGTTAGCCCAGTTCTTAGTATTATTTGATAATGAACCATTATATTGTTGTGTAATATAATTTATAATACCATTAAAACTTAAAAAATAATTCGATGATGAACCAAGAGGTGTTTTAATTAATTTAAAAGATTCACCTGAACCATATAAAATAATATTTAATATTTCTTCCGGGATATTTTTTATAGGAGTATCTATTGAAAACTTGTATTTATCAGCAATTGCTTCTATTTGCCAGTAAATCAGTGAACTTTTATATTTTCCTAATGGAGAAATTCCTCCTTTTGATATACTTAAATTTTTATCAGGAATTATCTTATCCATATCTATTTCGCTGATAACTCCAAGTCCTTTACATTTTGGACAAGCTCCCTGTGGTGAGTTAAAAGAAAAAGAATGAGGTGCAGGTTCGTTATATGATAATCCTGATGTAGGGCACATTAATTGTTTGCTGTAATGTCTAATATCATTTGATTCTGCATCAAGCATCATAATTTCTCCTTTACCCTGCTTCATAGCAATATTGACAGAATCGTTCAGCCTTTTTTTGTCTTTGTTATCAACAATTAGTTTGTCAATAACTATTTCAATATTATGGGTTTTGTAACGGTCTGTTTTTAATCCATGTCTTAGCTCAGTAATTTCACCATCAATCCTTGCATATAAGAAACCTTTTTTTAGTATTTGTCCAAATAGTTCCTTATAATGCCCTTTTCTTCCTTTAACAACTGGTGCAAGGATAAATATTTTTTTCCGTTTATAATGTACAAGTATTAAATCAATAATCTGGTTTACAGTATATTTAACCATTTCTTCACCTGTTTCCGAAGAATAGGCAATACTTGTTTTAGCAAATAATAATCTTAAAAAATCATAAATCTCGGTAATTGTTCCAACAGTTGAACGAGGGTTTTTACTTGTAGTTTTTTGTTCGATAGAAATAACAGGACTAAGACCGGTAATTTTATCAACATCGGGACGTTCCATACCTCCCAGAAATTGCCTTGCATATGCTGAAAAAGTTTCGATATACCGTCTTTGTCCTTCGGCATAAATTGTGTCGAATGCTAAAGATGATTTACCACTTCCGCTTAAGCCTGTAATTACAGTTAATTTATTTCTTGGAATTTTAACATCTACATTTTTCAGATTATGTACTCTTGCACCAAGTATATTAATACATTCCTCATCGGGGAATTTCTGCGGGTATTTATTTTTATAATTTTTTCTTGTCAATTCAAATTTTGTAATTTTTGTTACGAATTGTTAACTATATTATATTCCTAATTAGTATTTTCTGTTGAATCAGCAGATAATTCATAAAAATCAAAATTAAACTGCCTATAACCTTTCTCAGGGATTTTAATTACATATTTTATTTTTTTATCATTATTCAAATAATTTTCTCTAAGCCATGGGTTAAAATATTTCAATATTTTATAATTTATTGAAAAATGATGAGCAAAATCTGCAAGATCAGAAATAGAAGTATCAATTTCAATCTGATATGTAGGAATATTTTGATACAGGTCAGATTTTTCAAAGTTAAATCCATAATTATTTGAGTCAGACAGAATTAATTTAATTGCTAAAATTCTAAAAACATATCTTGAAGTTTCCTCTCCAAGAACAAGGTCATAATAATTATTTGATTTTTGTCTTGTTATTTGCTTATTAATATTTTTTCTGCCCATATTAAATGAAGCAGCAACTAAAGTCCAGTTTTTATATAATTTATATGCTTTATTAAAATATTTGCAAGCAGCAATTGTTGATTTTTCAAGATTATATCTTTCATCAACTTCATCATTAATAATTAACCCGAATTCTTTACCTGTACCTTTCAGGAATTGCCAGTAACCTTTTGCTCCTGATGGCGATACAGCGTTTTTTAGTCCACTTTCGGCAATTGCTAAATATTTAAAATCATCAGGAATGTTATTTTCTTTTAAAATAGGTTCAATTAAAGGAAAAAACCTGTTAGCTCTTTTAATAAATAATAAAGTTTGTGATTGCCAGTATGTATTAATTAATAGTTCCTGGTCAAGGCTTTCTCTTACATCAAAATTATGTAATGGAACTTCTTCTTCTGCAAAATCAAGTTTTTTTGGCAGCTCAAGGGCATATACATTATATTTTTCTTTGAATTCATTTTTATAATCAGAATTTATATTTTTATCGAAAGTAGAAAAATTAAAAAGCAATGTAATTGCCACCAATATAAATATAAGAATAACACTGTAGCTGATTTTATTATACTTCATAGATATTATTTTTCTAATAATAAATTATGGCTATGTTATAAATAAATGTGGAAAAAATATTCGTTCTTATTTGCAAAGAAAAATGCCTGCCTGTCGGCAGACAGGGAATATTGGAATACCTGCCGACAGGCAGGCATCATTCCAACTCAAAGCATTAATAATTTGAACGATAGCTTTTCTATATCCACAATATATTGCATCAGAGCCTAAATTATTTATCCGGTTTAGATATTTTTGTAATTAAATACAAAGAAACCAAAATTATTACAGGAAAAGAACCAAAAAATAAAATTTTAATAAAAGACATTTCTGTAATAAAATTTCTTAAAATTACCGATAATGAAATTGAAATAAGTGAAATAACAAATAAAATTATACCAACTTTTTTATCAGAAAGTCCGAAATATGAAAGATGATGTGTTGTGTGGTCTTTGCCACCAATAAAAGGGGATTTCTTTTTTAGCAGTCTGTTTATTGTAACGGTTGTAGTATCAGAAATTGGAATTATAAATGCTAATGCTACAGTAAGAATAGCTTTACTATTGCTAAAATCAACTTGTGAAGAATCAAAATTCCAGTAAAATATTATTCCAAAAGCAGCAAGAATAGAACCTAAGAACTGGCTCCCATTATCACCCATATACATTTTTGAAGGGTGCCAGTTAAAGAATAAAAAACTCAACAGAGATGCTAAAGTTCCGATACAAATAAATAAATAAAAAGACGAATTTGAATATTCTGATATAATAATATTTAAAATAATACCGATAATTATTGAAATAGAAATCAAAGATGATATTCCATCCATATTATCAAGCATATTAATTGAATTCATTATTCCAACAACCCATAAAATTGTTAATATATAGTTAAGATAGTTGTTTGAAAATAAATTTATATATGTTCCAAAATATATTAATATTACACCGCAAAGTATTTGAACAATAAATTTAAAATAATGAGAAGTATTAATTAAATCATCAGCAAGCCCCATAAAAAACGAAAGAGTAATAATTAGAAATAAACCTATAAATTTATCATTATTAATAAGATCATATCCAAAAAAGAAAAAATAAATAATAATTGTAAATAAAAAAACAGAATAAAATGCTATTCCGCCAAAAATAGGTTTAGCCTGTGTATTCCATCTAACTCCTGAAATATTTGCTTTTATTAAAGTATATTTTTTCGATTTATTAAGAAAAAATTTGTTAACAAAAAACCCAATAATAATTGTTACGAAAAAAAAAATAATATATAACACAGTTTCAAACATTAATAATCCTATTATATTTGATATTTAACTAAAAAAGAACATCTTTTTAATAAATACTTTTTTCCTTTTAATTTCATCATCTTCATAATATCCATACCCATAGCCATATCCCGATTTTGAAAGAGGATATTCAACATTATTAAGTACTAACGAAAGATTTGTAAGATTCTTTTCACTTATTAAATTATTTACATTTTGAAGGAAATTTCGTTTTGAAAAATTTGCTTTAATAACATAAATAGGATAATCGGCTCGCTGGAAATGAGTTAAGGCATCAGAAATAATTCCTGCAGGAGGCGTATCAATTATAATAGTATCGTATGAATTTTTTAATGTTTCAATCAAATTTTTCATTTCCTTTCCTAAAACAAGCTCAGATGGATTAGGAGGAATAGGCCCGGCGGTAATAAAATCAAAATTTTTTATCTCTGTATGTTTTATACACTCATTTATATTATGTTTATTGATAAGAATTGTACTTATTCCCTTTTGATTTTCCGATTCAAAACTTTGATGAATTTTTGGTTTACGAAGGTCTAAATCCATTAGTATTACTTTCTTGCCTGATAATGCGATAATTCCTGCTAAGTTTATTGCAATAAAAGTTTTTCCTTCACCCGAAATTGTTGAAGAAACCGCCATTACCTTAGGTCCTTTTCCGTGTGCAATATATTCAAGATTTGATCTTATAATTCTAAAAGCTTCAGAGAACATAGAATTTGGCTTTTTATCAACAAGCAGTTGTGAACAAGGAATTTCTTTTTTATAAAAAGGAATTGACCCTAATACAGGAGCATTAGAATATGATTTTAAACTATTGATTGATGTAATTTCATTATAAAATAAATATCTGACTAAAATTATTAATATACCTATTACAATTCCTATTATTACAAAAAAGAAATATATTTTTTTATTAATAGGACTTATTGGTATTCTCGGAGTATTAGCTTTTTCGAGTATAATGTTTTCAGAAACATATCCAGCCTGAGAAATTAAATATTCAGCTTTTTTCTCAATCAATTTATGATAAAAACCTTCGTTTATTGAATAAAGTCTTTCAAGTTTTGAATATTCAATTTCATTAAATGAAGATTCATTAAATATTTTATTCTCATATTCAGCAATTTTTTCTTTATAATCTTGATTTTTATCTGATAATCTGGTGATTGTAGATTTAATAAAGTCCGTAAGTATTTGTCTTTGATTATTAATTTGTTTTTCAAGAACTTTAATTTTATAATTATTAGCAGTTACATCATTAAGCAATTGTTCTTTTTGGTTTAAAAGTTGTTGAAGATTATTTAAAATATTTACAACAATTGCTTCGGATTTTGTTCCTGTTAAAAGGGCAATTAGTTCATAAATATTTAGTTTATTATTATTATTGATTTTTTCATTGATTTGTTTTAATGTAACAAGCTCAAATTCAAGATTTAAAATTTCGTTTTCAAATTCATTAATTTTGGAAACAAATAAAGGAAAAGGTGAGGCATTATAATTATTTGTAAAACTAATTTTATTTTCAATTTTAAATTCGTGCAATTTTTTCTCAGTTTCATCTAAATTTTTATAAACAGTTTTTAATTGGTCATCAATAAAACTTAAAATATTTTTATCTCCTTCTTTCTTTTTTTCAATATCATATTTAATAAATTCTTCAGAAATAACATTAACTATTTCACTTGATATAGTTGCATTATTTCCTTTATAAGATATTGATATAGTATTTGCGTATTTATTTAAAAGATATATTTCAAGATTATTGATATGTTCAGGAATAATCTCATTGGGATTTTTAATAACAAAAAAATATTCATCTTGTTTAATATCATTAATTTGTTCAAGAATTGTGTTAAAATTATTTATTGAAATATGAATTTTTGCTCCGTAAATATCTTTCCATGTGTTTGGAATTAATTCGTATTCATAAATTTTACCATTAATCTCATAGCTAATTTTAGATGTTTGGTCTTTGTTAAAATAAATATATAAAGGAATATCATAAATATCTGTATTTTTTATATCAGCATATACAATATATGGAGACGATCTATATAGTTCGTTTGATAAAAATGTACCTTGTACATAATAACGAACATTTAATGGTAATTTATCAAAAGTTCTTCTTAAAAATTCTTTTGATCTGAGTAATTCAATAATATTTGAAATATCTTTATTTTCATAATAATTTTCAAAATTGAGAATTTTATTAGCTTTATTATTTTCACATATTTGAATAATAGAGGTTGCTTTATAAACTCGCGGAGTATAACGCATATAAACAAAGGCAGCAATAACCGAAATAATGATAATAAAAGCAATAATCCAAAAACTTTTTTTTAATATATATCTAAAAATTTGGGGGTCAAAATTTTCATTTATTAATGATATTTTTTTTTGTTGCATTATTTATTTTATTTATAATGAAAGGATACCTATTACCAAAATAACTGTTGAAATTAAATTCAAATAAGGACCTATTTCACCGAGTATTCTTGAAGCATATCTAGGTCTTGTTTCTACATATAATATATCATTTGCCTGAAGTATTAAATTAGCTTTTTGTAAATCTTTAAGATTATAAATATTATAAATATATACTTGAGGATTATTATTCAAATCTCCTCTTATTAATCTGATTTTGAATGATTTGTTATTATCTGATAATCCCCCTGTTTGTGCAAGTGCTTCAATCAAAGTTAAATTTTCTTCAGGTATATTTATTACAGAACCCGTTGCCCCGCCATCTTTAAATATAAAAACTTTTCTGTTTGTAACTGAAATTTGAACAAATGGATTTTGAAAATACTTTGAGTATTTTTCTTCTAAAATCTTTTCTGCCTCACGTATTGTAAAACTTGATATATATATCCTTCCTAGTGTTGGCACTTTTACCAGCCCGTCAAATTCAACTAAATATTCAATAATATTTCTATTATTTTGTTGATAATTAGTATTTGAAGAAATATCAATTAGCTTAAAACCGTCATTTGTAGTAACTCTTATGTTTAATTTATCAAAAGGTTTAATTTTGTATTCTTTTTCAGAAGGTTTAAATTCAGAAAATTCAAAATTTTTATCCGTTTTAAACATTTCATTGGGACGAATAACTTTACAGGAAATAAAACCTGCAATAATTATTATATATATTAACCATTTATACATTTTGATTTTTTTCTCAAATATAAATATTAAAATTATTAAAGTTGATTTTTTTGACAATCAAAAACAAAACTAATTATATAAAAGATTATAATAAAGATTTTTTGTATTATCAACAAGACGTGAATAATGAAATTTATCTTTAACATGAGTCCATCCTTGTTGTGACATGTTATTTCTTAATTCATCGTTTTCGGTGAGAGCTAATAATTTATTAGAAAAATCTGAGGAATCTCCGTTTTTTGAAAGTAATGCTGTTTTTTCAGGAATAACAACATTTTCAATACCACCAACATTTGTACTAACAATTGGTTTATTTGCTGCTTGTGCTTCAATAAGGCTTACAGGAGTACCTTCATTTAATGATGTTAAAGCAACAATGTCTATACCTGCATAGGCATTGTCAATATCTTTTATCCATGATGTATAGGTTAGTGTTGCTTTCCTGTTTTCTTTTTTTGAGTCGATATAGTCAATTTTTAAGTCATTTGATTTTTTTTCAAGAATATTTCTCGATTCTCCATCACCTATTATAAATGCACGTATTTTTTTCCTTGAATTTTGTTGAACATATTTTATTGACATTAAAAATAATTCATGATTCTTAATTGGTACTAATCTTCCAATAATACCAATAGCAATTTCGTTATCACTAATATTATATTTTCTCCTGAATTCTATTCTTTTTTGGATACTATTTTCTTGAAATTTATCTAAATCAAAACCTAAAGGAATTACTTCAATATTTTCAGCTTTTGTTATATTATATATTTCTGAAAGATCATATTTTTGTTTTTCACTAATTGCAATTATCTTACTACTTCTCTTAGCAAGATTTTGTTCAATATTTTGAAATACTTGAGTTTTGTATGATCTAAAATAAGAATGAAATATATGACCATGAAATGTATGTATAATAACAGGGACTTTACTTCGTAGTGCAGCAAGTCTTCCTAATGTTCCGGCTTTTGATGCATGTGTATGAACAATATCCGGTTTAAAACTATCTATTATGTTTTTGATTTTACGGTAAGCTCTTATATCGTTAAACGGATTAATTGCCCTTCGCATTTCAGGAATAATTAAGGGCTCAATTCCAAGATTTTTTACAATATATTCTGAACTATCTTCTGATTCTTCTTTCGGACCTCCAACTAATAAAGTATCAAAGTCATCAGACATGTACTTTGTCAGATATGCCGCATTGTAAGTAGGGCCTCCAAGATTAAATCTGTTAATTATTCTTAAAACTTTTGGCATTCAGATAGTTGTATTAAATAAATATTTTGCTAATATATTAAAGAATACTCATTTTATCTATATTAAGTTTCAAAATTGTTATGAGATGTCAATTGTTATTGACTAAATGAAATATTTTTTCCACCAATATTGAAATACGATTAAATTCCAGATTTGTGATTGAACTTCGGTAGGATTATTTGAAAATAATTGTTTTTTCAACATTCTTATCTGATCTATATTAAAAATATTCTGACTTATTATAAAATCATCATTTAACAAATCATCAGTAATCATTGATTTAAGTTCATTTTTTAACCATTTAAGCAAAGGAACTTCAAACCCCTGTTTAGGTCTGTTATATAATTCATTAGGTAAATATTCTTTAAATGTATCTTGTAATATCCTTTTTCTAAATGAATTGTTTATCTTAAAATCATCAGGTAATGAAAAAACAAAATCAACAAGATTATGATCTAAAAAAGGTGTTCTTACTTCCAAATTATTTGCCATTGACATAGAATCAACTTTTGTGAGCATATCATTCTGGAGGACAAGGTGCATATCAGTATAAAGCAATTCTGATAAACCTGAATTATTATCAATTTCATTCAAAATGAGTTTTTTTCTCTTATGATAATCTTTTTCGTTATATTTGGTAATTAATAATTTTTTTGCTTCTTTTTCATTTATATATGAACACCATCGCCAGTAACGTTCTTTTTCATTAATTTTAAGCCCTTCACTATATTTGTATATTTGTCTTATTCTATTGAATAGTTTGTTATTTCTTGATTTCGGTAAAATCTCCCATAACAATAATCCGGCTTTGATTGAACTGTTTATTAATGATTTTTTCTTTGCCAAATAATGAGCAAGGTGTTTGTTATATCCGGCAAACATTTCATCTGCACCATCACCTGATAATGCAACTGTTACTTTTTGCCTCGTATATTTACTAAGAATATAAACTGGCAGAGCCGATGAATCACCAAAAGGTTCATCAATATAATCTAAAACATCAAACAAATTTTCAAACAGATCATCATTTGATAATCGAAATACTGTATGATTAGTATTATATTTTTTTGCAACTAATTCAGCATATTTTGTTTCATCAAAAAACGGTTCGTCTTTATATCCTATCGAAAAAGTATTCAAATTATTTGTATGCCTGGCTGCAAGTGCAACAATTACTGACGAATCTATACCACCACTTAAAAATGCACCAAGAGGAACATCCGAGACTAATCGTAAACTTACAGATTTGTCAAGCATATCGAATAACTTCCGTTTTGCATCTTCATAAGAAATATCTGAAATTGAAATTTTTGGATGAGGTATTTTATAATATGATTGATATTTAATTTTTCCTTTCTCAATTTTAATAAAAGTTCCCGGAGTTAATTTTGAAACATCTTTAAAAATTGATTGAGTACCGGGTATATAACTTAATTGAAAATAATTTAATAAAGATACTTTATCAATATCTTTATGAATGCCATAAGATAAAATGGCTTTCATCTCAGATGCAAAGATGAACTTGTTTTCATCTTTATAAATTAATAATGGTTTTATTCCTATTCTATCTCTTGCAATAAAAAGTGTTTCATTAATTTTATCATAAATTGCGAAAGCAAAAAAGCCATTTACTTTTTCAAGGCAACTAATACCTTCTTTTATAAAAAGATTTAATAATACTTCAGAATCGCTTTTTGATTTAAAAGAAACACCTTGTTTTAAAAGTTTTTCTCTATGTTCTCTGTAATTATAAAATTCACCGTTAAAAACAATTGTATATCTTCCGGAAACATCTGTTAAAGGTTGGTTTGCAGCTTCGGATGTATCAATAACAGCTAATCTTGTATGACCAAGGGCTACATTATTGTGCTTGAATATTTCACTATTATCTGTCCCACGTTTTTTAATAGTTTTTACAGAAACATTTATCTTATCAAGATATTTTCTGTCTGATTCATTGAAAACAATTATTCCTGAAATACCACACATATATTTATTATAAAATTTAGCAAATTTATTAAAATTATATTACTCATCCATAGAAAACATAGGATCCCAAGGTGGAAGAACAATTGGTTTCTGGTCTAATATTTTTAATGTTTTTGCATCAACAAACTTTTTCAGAACAACAATCCTGAACATATATTCATCAAACCATTTGTCGGTAAATGTCAGGTAACCATTATGTCCACTTTTAGCACCCCAGCTATTTTCAAATTGCCATTTTATTGGATTTTCATTTTCATCAACATCAACTGCTACTAAAGCCATTCCATGTGAGGAGCCACTTTCTCTGCTTAATATCCTGTCTTTTTTATTCATCCCAAATTTAATTCCATAAATAGCTTCATAATCATAATTATCAATTGATAATAAGCCTTCATTTTTATTTAATTGTTTGCCAACATCACATGAAGCATACATAGCTTCATTATTTTTAATTGATTCCAAAGCAAAAACTTTTATTTCATCTGATGGAAGATTAATATAGATCCAGTTTTTACCTTCCAATACGTTTCTGTCATATTCTATTTCATAAAGTTTGTAATATTCTCTTGTAGGATCATTCATTAACAAGACATAATCATCAAGATTAACTTCAGGAAGTATTTCCTGCATAAAGCTTAATGGTGTAA includes these proteins:
- the asnB gene encoding asparagine synthase (glutamine-hydrolyzing); this translates as MCGISGIIVFNESDRKYLDKINVSVKTIKKRGTDNSEIFKHNNVALGHTRLAVIDTSEAANQPLTDVSGRYTIVFNGEFYNYREHREKLLKQGVSFKSKSDSEVLLNLFIKEGISCLEKVNGFFAFAIYDKINETLFIARDRIGIKPLLIYKDENKFIFASEMKAILSYGIHKDIDKVSLLNYFQLSYIPGTQSIFKDVSKLTPGTFIKIEKGKIKYQSYYKIPHPKISISDISYEDAKRKLFDMLDKSVSLRLVSDVPLGAFLSGGIDSSVIVALAARHTNNLNTFSIGYKDEPFFDETKYAELVAKKYNTNHTVFRLSNDDLFENLFDVLDYIDEPFGDSSALPVYILSKYTRQKVTVALSGDGADEMFAGYNKHLAHYLAKKKSLINSSIKAGLLLWEILPKSRNNKLFNRIRQIYKYSEGLKINEKERYWRWCSYINEKEAKKLLITKYNEKDYHKRKKLILNEIDNNSGLSELLYTDMHLVLQNDMLTKVDSMSMANNLEVRTPFLDHNLVDFVFSLPDDFKINNSFRKRILQDTFKEYLPNELYNRPKQGFEVPLLKWLKNELKSMITDDLLNDDFIISQNIFNIDQIRMLKKQLFSNNPTEVQSQIWNLIVFQYWWKKYFI
- a CDS encoding polysaccharide biosynthesis/export family protein encodes the protein MYKWLIYIIIIAGFISCKVIRPNEMFKTDKNFEFSEFKPSEKEYKIKPFDKLNIRVTTNDGFKLIDISSNTNYQQNNRNIIEYLVEFDGLVKVPTLGRIYISSFTIREAEKILEEKYSKYFQNPFVQISVTNRKVFIFKDGGATGSVINIPEENLTLIEALAQTGGLSDNNKSFKIRLIRGDLNNNPQVYIYNIYNLKDLQKANLILQANDILYVETRPRYASRILGEIGPYLNLISTVILVIGILSL
- a CDS encoding glycosyltransferase codes for the protein MPKVLRIINRFNLGGPTYNAAYLTKYMSDDFDTLLVGGPKEESEDSSEYIVKNLGIEPLIIPEMRRAINPFNDIRAYRKIKNIIDSFKPDIVHTHASKAGTLGRLAALRSKVPVIIHTFHGHIFHSYFRSYKTQVFQNIEQNLAKRSSKIIAISEKQKYDLSEIYNITKAENIEVIPLGFDLDKFQENSIQKRIEFRRKYNISDNEIAIGIIGRLVPIKNHELFLMSIKYVQQNSRKKIRAFIIGDGESRNILEKKSNDLKIDYIDSKKENRKATLTYTSWIKDIDNAYAGIDIVALTSLNEGTPVSLIEAQAANKPIVSTNVGGIENVVIPEKTALLSKNGDSSDFSNKLLALTENDELRNNMSQQGWTHVKDKFHYSRLVDNTKNLYYNLLYN